In Scyliorhinus torazame isolate Kashiwa2021f chromosome 26, sScyTor2.1, whole genome shotgun sequence, the following proteins share a genomic window:
- the LOC140402907 gene encoding phospholipase A2 inhibitor and Ly6/PLAUR domain-containing protein-like isoform X2 gives MKFLIVIAIVCNYATEVRPIVCLKGSGSTCQSSDVICAPSDTSCQTISITRATGESIDMFIEQGCARTTQAVSFTSGHVFGWKGVKSCSVDSCNTQSAPDSANRTQNGLECFGCYANTSDSCTSHQTPVKCVGQEDRCFYGSGTQSLASIGPTFFARGCVTQNVCDGSTNLNDLLINLNAQPKCCKNNLCNVGSEPLNVQLTTAATDNPSTDAKSTSVTPAATQTTSPPVTDTTSPAAANTTSPAAANATSPAAANPKTPAAANTTSPAAANATSPAAANTTSTAASKCASTPVAILCLVFLFAHKEK, from the exons ATGAAGTTCTTGATTGTTATTGCCATCGTCTGCAATTATGCAACTGAAG TGCGACCTATTGTCTGTTTGAAAGGTTCTGGAAGCACATGTCAATCTTCTGATGTAATCTGTGCACCTTCGGACACCAGCTGCCAGACCATTTCGATCACACGAGCTACCG GAGAAAGCATTGACATGTTCATTGAACAAGGATGTGCGCGGACCACTCAAGCAGTATCGTTCACGAGTGGCCACGTTTTTGGCTGGAAGGGCGTCAAATCATGTAGTGTTGACTCTTGCAATACGCAGAGTGCACCAG ATTCTGCCAATCGGACCCAGAATGGACTGGAATGCTTCGGATGTTACGCCAACACTTCTGATTCCTGCACGAGTCACCAAACGCCTGTGAAATGCGTGGGCCAAGAGGATCGTTGTTTCTATGGATCAGGCACTCAAAGTTTGG CATCGATTGGACCGACGTTTTTTGCGAGAGGATGTGTTACTCAGAATGTCTGCGATGGATCAACCAATCTGAATGACTTGCTCATAAATCTCAATGCACAGCCCAAGTGCTGTAAGAATAACCTGTGCAATGTTGGAAGTG AACCCTTAAACGTGCAATTGACAACAGCAGCCACAGACAACCCGTCAACAGATGCAAAGAGCACATCGGTGACTCCAGCTGCAACTCAGACCACGTCTCCACCTGTAACTGACACAACGTCTCCAGCTGCAGCTAACACAACGTCTCCAGCTGCAGCAAATGCAACGTCTCCAGCTGCAGCTAATCCAAAGACTCCAGCTGCAGCTAACACAACGTCTCCAGCTGCAGCAAATGCAACGTCTCCAGCTGCAGCGAATACAACATCAACTGCAGCTTCAAAGTGCGCATCAACACCGGTTGCAATACTGTGTCTTGTCTTTCTGTTTGCTCACAAGGAGAAGTAA
- the LOC140402907 gene encoding uncharacterized protein isoform X1: MVLQNSVPYETGTLHFYSGNTVRPIVCLKGSGSTCQSSDVICAPSDTSCQTISITRATGESIDMFIEQGCARTTQAVSFTSGHVFGWKGVKSCSVDSCNTQSAPDSANRTQNGLECFGCYANTSDSCTSHQTPVKCVGQEDRCFYGSGTQSLASIGPTFFARGCVTQNVCDGSTNLNDLLINLNAQPKCCKNNLCNVGSEPLNVQLTTAATDNPSTDAKSTSVTPAATQTTSPPVTDTTSPAAANTTSPAAANATSPAAANPKTPAAANTTSPAAANATSPAAANTTSTAASKCASTPVAILCLVFLFAHKEK, encoded by the exons TGCGACCTATTGTCTGTTTGAAAGGTTCTGGAAGCACATGTCAATCTTCTGATGTAATCTGTGCACCTTCGGACACCAGCTGCCAGACCATTTCGATCACACGAGCTACCG GAGAAAGCATTGACATGTTCATTGAACAAGGATGTGCGCGGACCACTCAAGCAGTATCGTTCACGAGTGGCCACGTTTTTGGCTGGAAGGGCGTCAAATCATGTAGTGTTGACTCTTGCAATACGCAGAGTGCACCAG ATTCTGCCAATCGGACCCAGAATGGACTGGAATGCTTCGGATGTTACGCCAACACTTCTGATTCCTGCACGAGTCACCAAACGCCTGTGAAATGCGTGGGCCAAGAGGATCGTTGTTTCTATGGATCAGGCACTCAAAGTTTGG CATCGATTGGACCGACGTTTTTTGCGAGAGGATGTGTTACTCAGAATGTCTGCGATGGATCAACCAATCTGAATGACTTGCTCATAAATCTCAATGCACAGCCCAAGTGCTGTAAGAATAACCTGTGCAATGTTGGAAGTG AACCCTTAAACGTGCAATTGACAACAGCAGCCACAGACAACCCGTCAACAGATGCAAAGAGCACATCGGTGACTCCAGCTGCAACTCAGACCACGTCTCCACCTGTAACTGACACAACGTCTCCAGCTGCAGCTAACACAACGTCTCCAGCTGCAGCAAATGCAACGTCTCCAGCTGCAGCTAATCCAAAGACTCCAGCTGCAGCTAACACAACGTCTCCAGCTGCAGCAAATGCAACGTCTCCAGCTGCAGCGAATACAACATCAACTGCAGCTTCAAAGTGCGCATCAACACCGGTTGCAATACTGTGTCTTGTCTTTCTGTTTGCTCACAAGGAGAAGTAA